A portion of the Clostridium gelidum genome contains these proteins:
- a CDS encoding right-handed parallel beta-helix repeat-containing protein produces MQKLKLTKVIASLLVVASVLSLNSIGASASWRQNSKGWWYTVDSSATGWMKIDGKWYYFYSDGYMAHDKTIDGFKLGSDGAWVINQKAASTSNSDVKIDEVTVETAQEFVNAIGSNKRILLKPGVYNLSNIDQINKADNSVIWNTVYDGNELNIQDVHNLTIEGIESGNVEIKVAPRYAHIMNFTNTSNITIKNIIAGHTPTGYECDAGVFQFNNSNSISIMNSELYGCGSIGLSLNNVKKLNASNCKIDHCSLRAIQIYNSEAIKFTENKIVNHEAYSNIIMINGSKDITFEKCEIAGNNFSWSFIEALDNSNVLLDKCVIKNNSKAVNSDFQSDKVYFFNTIDYSGISNSKITIKNSEISDNKCDYLLANKDSVNLENCTLNNNVCK; encoded by the coding sequence ATGCAAAAGTTAAAATTAACAAAAGTAATAGCTAGTTTATTAGTAGTAGCTTCAGTATTGTCCTTAAATTCAATAGGAGCAAGTGCTTCTTGGAGACAAAATAGTAAAGGATGGTGGTATACAGTAGATTCATCAGCTACAGGCTGGATGAAAATTGATGGAAAATGGTATTATTTTTATTCTGATGGTTATATGGCTCATGACAAAACAATTGATGGTTTTAAATTAGGTTCTGATGGTGCATGGGTAATTAATCAAAAGGCAGCATCAACAAGCAATTCAGATGTGAAAATTGATGAGGTTACTGTTGAAACTGCTCAGGAATTTGTTAATGCCATAGGTTCCAATAAAAGAATTTTATTGAAACCAGGAGTATATAATCTATCAAATATTGATCAAATTAATAAAGCAGATAATTCAGTAATATGGAACACCGTATATGATGGAAACGAATTAAATATTCAAGACGTTCATAATTTAACTATCGAGGGTATAGAATCGGGAAATGTAGAAATAAAAGTAGCACCTCGTTATGCTCATATAATGAACTTTACTAATACCAGCAATATTACTATAAAAAACATTATTGCAGGTCATACACCAACAGGATATGAATGTGATGCAGGCGTGTTTCAATTCAACAATAGTAATTCCATTTCAATAATGAATTCAGAACTATATGGCTGTGGAAGTATAGGCCTTAGCTTAAATAATGTAAAGAAACTTAACGCATCAAACTGTAAAATAGATCACTGTTCATTGAGAGCAATACAGATTTATAATTCTGAAGCAATTAAATTTACAGAAAATAAAATAGTTAATCATGAAGCTTACAGCAATATAATAATGATAAATGGATCAAAGGATATTACATTTGAAAAATGCGAAATTGCAGGTAATAACTTCAGTTGGAGTTTTATTGAAGCATTAGATAACTCAAATGTCTTACTAGATAAGTGTGTAATAAAAAACAATTCAAAAGCAGTAAACTCAGACTTCCAATCCGATAAGGTCTATTTCTTTAACACAATTGATTATTCTGGAATCAGCAACAGCAAAATAACAATAAAAAATTCAGAAATAAGCGATAATAAGTGTGATTATTTACTAGCTAATAAAGATAGTGTGAATTTAGAAAATTGCACTTTAAATAACAATGTTTGCAAATAG
- a CDS encoding leucine-rich repeat domain-containing protein codes for MIKEHIKKVIALGIITTSVLALNSIGVCAEWRKDNNGWWYTEGNSWTTGWRNVGGSWYYFNSNGYMEHDTSIDGYYLNSNGAWNINSPGNMNNENNNKQMVTFADENLEKVVRKTIGKPTGDLYKSDVEKITELDAALKKIKDISGIENLKNLQTLDLWGNKIRDISELSGLTNLKVISLDGFSVDGINTLKELTNLKVLTIIGQPRGHINELKELTNLQELTLSGSQMSDLEKESFKKALSNCYIYYN; via the coding sequence ATGATTAAAGAACACATAAAGAAAGTAATAGCTTTAGGAATAATTACTACATCAGTATTGGCATTAAATTCAATTGGAGTTTGTGCGGAATGGAGAAAAGATAATAATGGATGGTGGTATACAGAAGGTAATTCATGGACTACAGGTTGGAGGAATGTAGGTGGCTCATGGTATTACTTTAATTCAAATGGTTATATGGAACATGATACTAGCATTGATGGATATTACTTAAATTCTAATGGAGCTTGGAACATAAATTCACCTGGAAATATGAATAATGAAAACAATAATAAACAAATGGTAACTTTTGCAGATGAAAATTTAGAAAAGGTAGTGAGAAAAACTATAGGAAAACCTACAGGAGATTTATATAAGAGTGATGTTGAAAAAATCACTGAATTAGATGCAGCATTAAAAAAAATAAAAGATATTAGCGGTATTGAAAATTTAAAAAATTTACAAACACTTGATTTATGGGGTAATAAAATAAGGGATATAAGTGAATTAAGTGGATTAACTAATTTAAAAGTAATTTCTTTAGATGGTTTTAGTGTTGATGGCATAAATACATTAAAGGAATTAACTAATTTGAAAGTGCTTACTATAATTGGTCAACCAAGAGGTCATATAAATGAATTAAAGGAATTAACGAATTTACAAGAACTTACTTTAAGTGGTAGTCAAATGAGTGATTTAGAGAAAGAATCATTTAAGAAAGCTTTATCTAACTGTTATATTTATTATAATTAA
- a CDS encoding aldo/keto reductase: MEFVEKTSGMKYRKDKKEKQLSILGYGCMRFTKKGSSIDIDKAEKEVMEAINNGVNYFDTAYVYSGSEIAFGEILKRNNCRDKIYIATKLPHYMVKSKKDLEKYFNEQLRRLQTDHIDYYLMHMLTDVKTWDRLKALGADEWLKEKVNNGQIRNVGFSYHGNTDTFIQLLDEYDWDFCQIQYNYLDEHSQAGKRGLDAASKKGLPVIIMEPLRGGRLVNLLPEKAKNIIKENSRKRTAAEWAFRWLWNQPEVTCVLSGMNSLEMVRENVKVAKDVTAGEFTEEDFDLIEQVKNEIKRNIKVGCTGCGYCMPCPKGVDIPGTFHSYNMMYAENKKNGRREYLMCTALRKDPSSATQCIECGKCEIRCPQHIEIRKELKNARRELETPVYKIAKTAVKLFKLY; this comes from the coding sequence ATGGAGTTTGTAGAAAAGACTTCGGGAATGAAGTATAGAAAAGACAAAAAGGAAAAGCAGCTATCTATATTAGGCTATGGTTGTATGCGTTTTACTAAAAAAGGAAGTAGCATTGATATTGATAAGGCAGAAAAAGAAGTTATGGAAGCAATAAATAATGGGGTAAATTATTTTGACACTGCTTACGTTTATTCAGGCAGTGAGATAGCATTTGGTGAAATTCTAAAAAGAAATAATTGTAGGGATAAAATATATATTGCTACAAAGCTTCCCCATTACATGGTTAAGTCAAAAAAGGATTTAGAAAAGTATTTTAATGAACAATTAAGAAGACTTCAGACAGATCATATTGATTATTATCTTATGCATATGCTTACTGATGTGAAGACCTGGGACCGCTTAAAAGCATTAGGTGCTGATGAATGGTTAAAAGAAAAAGTTAATAATGGGCAAATTCGTAATGTTGGATTTTCTTATCATGGGAATACAGATACTTTTATTCAGCTCTTGGATGAGTACGATTGGGACTTTTGCCAGATTCAATATAATTATTTAGATGAACATAGTCAAGCCGGAAAAAGGGGATTAGACGCTGCCAGTAAAAAAGGACTTCCTGTAATTATAATGGAGCCACTCCGAGGTGGACGACTTGTTAATTTGTTACCGGAGAAGGCTAAGAACATAATAAAGGAGAATTCAAGGAAGCGTACCGCTGCAGAGTGGGCATTCCGTTGGCTTTGGAATCAACCTGAAGTTACCTGTGTATTGTCTGGAATGAATTCTCTTGAAATGGTTCGGGAGAATGTAAAAGTTGCAAAGGATGTAACCGCAGGTGAATTTACAGAAGAAGATTTTGATCTTATAGAACAAGTTAAGAATGAAATCAAGAGAAACATTAAAGTAGGCTGTACAGGTTGTGGCTATTGTATGCCATGTCCTAAAGGGGTAGATATTCCGGGGACTTTTCACTCCTACAATATGATGTATGCTGAAAATAAGAAAAATGGCAGGAGAGAATATCTTATGTGTACTGCCCTGCGAAAAGATCCAAGCAGTGCGACCCAATGTATCGAATGTGGTAAATGTGAGATACGTTGCCCACAGCATATAGAAATTCGAAAAGAACTGAAGAATGCTCGTAGGGAGCTTGAAACACCTGTATATAAAATTGCAAAGACTGCGGTGAAATTATTTAAGCTATATTAA
- a CDS encoding bacteriohemerythrin — MYLTWNCSLNIGIDRIDNQHKELFDCLEKLLTAIEDGKSNDEVIKTLDFLEEYVIKHFNEEEEIQNKTNYPLMDIQHIQHEDFKSDLKEFRRVFETHGGSTVLALNIQESLVNWLKNHIMNLDKDLGDFLIEIGYNK; from the coding sequence ATGTATTTAACTTGGAATTGTAGTTTGAATATAGGAATTGATAGGATTGATAATCAACATAAAGAATTATTTGATTGTTTGGAGAAATTATTGACAGCTATTGAGGATGGGAAAAGTAATGATGAGGTTATTAAAACTCTAGATTTTCTTGAGGAATATGTAATTAAGCATTTTAATGAAGAAGAAGAAATTCAAAATAAAACAAATTATCCCCTAATGGATATACAACATATACAACATGAAGATTTTAAAAGTGATCTTAAAGAATTCAGAAGAGTTTTTGAAACTCATGGAGGATCAACAGTATTAGCTTTAAATATTCAGGAAAGCCTAGTTAATTGGTTGAAAAATCATATAATGAATTTAGATAAGGATTTAGGAGACTTTTTGATTGAAATTGGTTATAATAAATAA
- a CDS encoding AEC family transporter, with protein MKEVMVKSLGFICIVILGYILKKNGFFKKEDGLFLSKIVMNITLPAALIAGASSMNINYVAIIIILVGLISNLFNIFLVKYIERRNSPVTKAISIINCSGYNVGNFAIPFAASFFEPTALLYMCMFDMGNSCMVLGGSYALAKNEVDGSGRLNIKKLIKTLLRTVPFDVLIVLFVISILKISIPKEITTIASMIGSANAFLAMLMIGIILEINITKTQAKGVTKLLGIRYFSNLIFSCSVYFFLPVPILAKQMIVLVLFAPLSTISAVYSKMIDPDNPIPALANSISIILGIFIMTGLLIVFT; from the coding sequence ATGAAAGAAGTAATGGTCAAATCATTGGGATTTATTTGTATCGTGATTCTAGGATACATACTTAAGAAAAATGGCTTTTTTAAAAAAGAAGATGGACTTTTTTTATCCAAGATAGTGATGAATATAACATTGCCGGCCGCGTTAATTGCTGGTGCAAGTAGTATGAACATAAATTATGTAGCAATTATTATTATTTTAGTAGGTTTAATTAGTAATTTATTTAATATTTTTCTTGTAAAATATATAGAGCGTAGAAATTCTCCAGTTACAAAAGCTATCAGTATAATTAACTGTTCAGGTTATAATGTAGGTAACTTTGCTATTCCATTTGCAGCCAGTTTTTTTGAACCAACAGCTCTTCTTTATATGTGTATGTTTGATATGGGTAATTCTTGTATGGTACTTGGTGGTTCCTATGCACTGGCTAAAAATGAAGTAGATGGTAGCGGAAGACTAAATATTAAAAAATTAATCAAGACATTATTAAGGACAGTTCCATTTGATGTCTTGATAGTTTTATTTGTTATTTCAATATTAAAAATATCAATTCCTAAAGAAATTACGACTATTGCTTCTATGATTGGTTCTGCTAATGCATTTCTTGCAATGTTAATGATTGGAATTATATTAGAAATTAATATTACTAAGACTCAAGCAAAAGGAGTTACTAAATTGCTTGGAATTAGGTATTTTAGTAATTTAATTTTTAGTTGTAGTGTTTACTTTTTTTTACCAGTTCCAATTTTAGCAAAGCAAATGATTGTACTTGTTTTATTTGCTCCATTGTCTACAATATCAGCAGTATATAGTAAAATGATAGATCCAGATAATCCAATTCCAGCTTTAGCTAATTCCATTAGCATCATATTAGGAATTTTCATAATGACGGGTTTATTGATTGTGTTTACATAA
- a CDS encoding 3D domain-containing protein, with protein sequence MLRVNRLLCLLSILFIFNTYTISTITTFNALATKVVEDNNIEIVHKDQTELIENPIELQDEKFKQKEIAMQKEKEEKKNEPELKEFILTFYTSLESENSSAGAVTCQNKPLSPGGVANNVIPQNTKIYLESYGLVIVNDKGSDKYFGVDNRLDVFIAREPGESDTQYSHRVNSYGVQKVQGYIVI encoded by the coding sequence ATGCTAAGAGTAAATAGGTTACTTTGCTTATTAAGTATTTTATTTATATTTAATACTTATACTATAAGCACAATAACAACATTTAACGCTTTAGCAACAAAGGTTGTAGAAGATAATAATATAGAAATAGTACATAAAGATCAGACTGAATTAATTGAAAATCCTATTGAATTGCAAGATGAAAAATTCAAACAAAAAGAAATTGCTATGCAAAAGGAAAAGGAAGAAAAAAAGAATGAACCTGAATTGAAAGAGTTTATTCTCACTTTTTATACATCTCTTGAATCTGAAAATAGCAGTGCAGGTGCAGTTACTTGTCAAAACAAACCATTATCACCAGGTGGTGTAGCTAATAATGTAATCCCTCAAAATACTAAAATATATTTAGAAAGTTATGGCCTCGTTATTGTTAATGATAAAGGCTCTGATAAATATTTTGGTGTAGACAATAGATTAGATGTCTTTATAGCAAGAGAACCTGGGGAAAGTGATACACAATACTCGCATAGAGTAAACAGCTATGGGGTACAAAAGGTTCAGGGTTATATAGTTATTTAA
- a CDS encoding methyl-accepting chemotaxis protein, producing MNTFINLSVKKKLVSVFLLVCIFMLLLGAEGVLSSAKINNNAAEMYNNNLTSIKALEEIKGNISQGRESLIKIVLERDSSKINVDIATLDALTQKNDEIKKTYESTPSTPEERKAYDDFKTDLAKYRELRIKIIDLAKANNYDEANRLFNSDVIALKNSMAEKLQKCIDINGKVAAQANLDNTAEFNNVRYTILIFTAVAFLIIILLAYILSKNIINPLKKTQELAQRLSNYDFSTPIIITRKDEFGQTAVALNTAQENVSSLVKVIMENSKDISASSEELSVTVQELSAKTITINQAVDTIASSMQESSSVTEEISASIEEVDSSINILSSKAMQGSNNANQSKERSTEAKDNSQKAISETRKISSEKQNKMAKAIEDGKVVNSIKVMASTIGDIAEQTNLLALNAAIEAARAGEQGKGFAVVAEEVKKLAEDSSQAVINIQDTIIKVQGAFKSSIDTGRDILEFINTQVNEQFDAYGETGTQYYNDSDFVSKMSDEIATMSEEITAMVGQVSEAVQNMALFSQKSSGEADTIRESMNETTKAIEQVVLTAQSQAELAQKINEIVHKFKI from the coding sequence ATGAATACATTTATAAATTTAAGTGTTAAGAAAAAACTTGTTTCAGTATTTTTGTTAGTATGTATTTTTATGCTTTTACTAGGGGCAGAAGGTGTATTAAGTTCTGCAAAAATAAATAATAATGCAGCGGAAATGTATAACAACAATTTAACATCTATTAAGGCTTTGGAGGAAATAAAAGGAAATATATCTCAAGGTAGAGAATCTCTAATTAAAATTGTTCTTGAAAGAGATAGTTCGAAAATAAATGTTGATATAGCTACTCTCGATGCTTTAACACAAAAAAATGATGAGATAAAAAAGACATATGAAAGTACTCCTTCAACACCAGAAGAGAGGAAAGCTTATGATGATTTTAAGACTGACTTAGCAAAATATCGAGAATTACGAATTAAGATTATTGACCTTGCTAAAGCTAATAACTATGATGAAGCAAATAGACTATTCAATTCAGATGTAATTGCTCTTAAAAATAGCATGGCTGAAAAATTGCAAAAATGTATTGATATAAATGGAAAAGTAGCAGCACAAGCTAATTTAGATAATACAGCTGAGTTTAACAATGTTAGATACACGATACTAATTTTCACAGCCGTAGCATTTTTAATTATTATTCTTTTGGCGTACATATTAAGTAAAAATATAATAAATCCATTGAAAAAAACACAAGAATTAGCACAAAGACTATCAAACTATGACTTTTCAACTCCAATTATAATCACAAGAAAAGATGAATTTGGACAAACAGCTGTAGCATTAAATACTGCACAAGAAAATGTAAGTAGCTTAGTAAAAGTAATTATGGAAAATTCTAAAGATATAAGTGCTTCATCTGAAGAACTTTCAGTAACGGTTCAAGAGTTATCCGCTAAAACTATTACTATAAATCAAGCAGTAGATACTATTGCTTCTAGTATGCAAGAGTCAAGTAGCGTCACAGAAGAGATAAGTGCATCTATTGAAGAAGTGGATTCAAGTATTAATATACTTTCTTCTAAAGCTATGCAAGGAAGTAATAATGCAAATCAATCTAAGGAAAGATCTACAGAAGCTAAAGATAATAGCCAAAAAGCTATCTCGGAAACTAGAAAAATATCCTCTGAAAAACAAAATAAGATGGCAAAAGCTATTGAAGATGGCAAAGTGGTAAATAGTATAAAAGTTATGGCAAGTACCATTGGAGATATAGCAGAACAAACAAATTTACTTGCATTAAATGCAGCAATAGAGGCAGCACGAGCAGGGGAGCAAGGAAAAGGTTTTGCAGTGGTAGCAGAAGAAGTCAAAAAACTTGCAGAAGATTCATCACAAGCAGTAATAAATATTCAAGATACTATTATTAAAGTTCAGGGGGCATTTAAAAGTAGTATTGATACAGGTAGAGATATATTAGAATTTATAAATACACAGGTAAATGAACAATTTGATGCTTATGGTGAAACAGGTACCCAGTATTATAATGATTCAGATTTTGTAAGCAAAATGTCTGATGAAATTGCGACTATGTCTGAAGAAATAACAGCTATGGTGGGACAAGTAAGTGAAGCTGTTCAAAATATGGCATTGTTTTCACAAAAATCAAGTGGAGAAGCAGACACAATAAGAGAAAGCATGAATGAAACTACAAAAGCCATAGAACAAGTAGTATTAACGGCACAAAGTCAAGCAGAACTTGCTCAAAAGATTAATGAAATAGTTCATAAATTTAAAATATAA
- the gltA gene encoding NADPH-dependent glutamate synthase: MDMNERLVRIPVREQDPKVRATNFEEVCLGYNEEEATKEAARCLNCKNPKCVDGCPVSINIPGFIAHVKDEKFEDAAKEIAKYSALPAVCGRVCPQEKQCEGRCVLGIKGDSVSIGKLERFTADWAAEHKVDLSATEPKNGIKVAVVGSGPAGLTCAGDLAKKGYEVTIFEALHKEGGVLVYGIPEFRLPKEKVVKIEVENIKKLGVKIETNVIIGRTITIDELFEEEGFKAVFIGSGAGLPRFMGIPGENANGVSSANEFLTRVNLMKAAVDGYETPVRAGNKVAVVGGGNVAMDAARTALRLGAESHIVYRRGESELPARIEEVHHAMQEGVIFDVLTNPSEILVDEKGWVKGMKCIRMELGEPDASGRRSPVEVPGSEFVMDLDTVIMSLGTSPNPLISSTTEGLEINKRRCIVAEEETGLTTKEAVYAGGDAVTGAATVILAMGAGKKAASAIDEYLSAK, from the coding sequence ATGGATATGAATGAAAGATTAGTTAGAATACCAGTAAGAGAACAAGACCCAAAGGTGAGAGCTACAAACTTTGAAGAAGTTTGTTTGGGATATAATGAAGAAGAAGCTACAAAAGAAGCTGCAAGATGTTTGAATTGTAAAAACCCTAAATGTGTAGATGGATGTCCAGTATCAATTAACATTCCTGGATTTATTGCACATGTTAAAGATGAAAAATTTGAAGATGCAGCAAAAGAAATTGCAAAATATAGTGCACTTCCAGCTGTCTGTGGAAGAGTTTGTCCACAAGAAAAGCAATGTGAAGGAAGATGTGTTTTAGGTATAAAGGGCGACTCAGTATCTATAGGTAAGCTTGAAAGATTTACAGCAGACTGGGCAGCAGAACATAAGGTTGATTTAAGTGCAACAGAACCTAAAAATGGAATTAAAGTTGCAGTAGTAGGAAGTGGTCCAGCGGGACTTACTTGTGCTGGAGATTTAGCTAAAAAGGGATATGAAGTTACTATATTTGAAGCTCTTCATAAAGAAGGTGGAGTTTTAGTATATGGTATTCCAGAATTTAGACTTCCAAAAGAAAAAGTAGTTAAAATTGAAGTTGAAAACATTAAGAAACTTGGTGTTAAAATTGAGACTAATGTTATTATCGGAAGAACAATAACTATAGATGAATTATTTGAAGAAGAAGGATTTAAAGCTGTATTTATAGGTTCAGGAGCAGGTCTTCCAAGATTTATGGGAATACCGGGAGAAAATGCTAATGGAGTATCTTCTGCAAATGAATTCTTAACAAGAGTAAATTTAATGAAAGCAGCTGTAGACGGATATGAAACTCCAGTTAGAGCTGGAAATAAAGTTGCAGTAGTTGGTGGAGGAAATGTTGCTATGGATGCAGCAAGAACTGCACTAAGACTTGGAGCTGAAAGTCATATTGTTTATAGAAGAGGCGAATCTGAACTTCCTGCAAGAATTGAAGAAGTTCATCATGCTATGCAAGAAGGCGTAATATTTGATGTTTTAACTAATCCAAGTGAAATTTTAGTAGATGAAAAGGGATGGGTTAAAGGGATGAAATGTATTAGGATGGAACTTGGAGAACCAGACGCATCTGGTAGAAGAAGTCCAGTTGAAGTTCCTGGATCAGAATTTGTTATGGATTTAGATACTGTAATAATGTCTCTTGGAACATCACCAAATCCATTAATTTCTTCAACAACAGAAGGATTAGAAATTAATAAGAGAAGATGTATAGTAGCAGAAGAAGAAACTGGGCTTACTACTAAAGAAGCAGTTTATGCTGGTGGAGATGCAGTTACAGGAGCAGCAACAGTTATATTAGCTATGGGCGCAGGAAAAAAAGCTGCTAGCGCTATAGATGAATACCTTAGTGCAAAATAG
- a CDS encoding sulfide/dihydroorotate dehydrogenase-like FAD/NAD-binding protein encodes MYKIISKRELTDNIFLMDIEAPRIAKSAKPGQFIIIKNDEKGERIPLTIADYDKEKGTVAIVFQTVGKGTKQLASFEVGQEVADFVGPLGQPSELIHEDIEELKKKKLLFIAGGVGAAPVYPQVKWLHEQGIDVDVILGSRNKDLLIYEEDLKAVSGNLYVTTDDGSYGFKGTGSDMLKDLVNNQGKKYDHAIIIGPMIMMKFTSMLTKELNIPTTVSLNSIMVDGTGMCGACRVTIGGEIKFACVDGPEFDGHLVNYDEAMRRQGLYKTEEGKCQLKAEEGNTHSNGSCGCGGNK; translated from the coding sequence GTGTACAAAATAATTAGTAAAAGAGAACTTACAGATAATATATTCTTAATGGATATAGAAGCTCCAAGAATAGCAAAGTCTGCAAAACCTGGTCAATTTATTATTATAAAGAATGATGAAAAGGGTGAAAGAATTCCACTAACAATAGCAGACTATGATAAAGAAAAGGGAACCGTTGCAATAGTTTTCCAAACTGTTGGAAAGGGTACAAAGCAATTAGCTTCATTTGAAGTTGGCCAAGAAGTAGCCGATTTTGTTGGACCTCTTGGACAACCAAGTGAGCTAATACATGAAGATATAGAAGAATTAAAGAAAAAGAAACTACTATTTATTGCAGGTGGAGTTGGTGCAGCACCAGTTTATCCACAAGTAAAATGGCTACATGAACAAGGAATAGATGTAGATGTTATACTCGGAAGTAGAAATAAAGATTTATTAATATATGAAGAAGATTTAAAAGCAGTTTCTGGGAATCTTTATGTTACAACAGATGATGGTAGCTATGGATTTAAAGGAACAGGTTCTGATATGTTAAAAGACTTGGTTAATAATCAAGGTAAAAAGTATGATCATGCTATTATTATTGGACCAATGATAATGATGAAATTTACTTCTATGTTAACTAAGGAATTAAATATTCCAACTACAGTAAGTTTAAATTCAATTATGGTTGATGGTACTGGAATGTGTGGAGCATGTAGAGTAACTATTGGTGGAGAAATTAAATTTGCTTGTGTTGATGGACCAGAATTTGATGGACATTTAGTAAATTACGATGAAGCAATGAGAAGACAAGGGTTATATAAGACTGAAGAAGGAAAATGTCAATTAAAAGCAGAAGAAGGAAATACCCATAGTAATGGTAGCTGCGGTTGTGGAGGTAATAAATAA
- a CDS encoding iron-containing alcohol dehydrogenase has product MARFTLPRDLYHGKGALEALKDLKGKKAFVVVGGGSMKRFGFLEQVESYLKEAGMEVELFEGVEPDPSVETVMKGAEKMRNFQPDWIVAIGGGSPIDAAKAMWIFYEYPEFTFEQAVIPFGLPELRQKAKFVAIPSTSGTATEVTAFSVITDYKAKIKYPLADFNITPDIAILDPMLAQTMPAQLVAHTGMDALTHAIEAYTASFRSNFSDPLAIKAIEMVKEHLLKSFEGNEEARDLMHEAQCLAGMAFSNALLGIVHSMAHKVGAVFHIPHGCANAIFLPYVIQYNRTKCEDRYADIARALKLEGSTDAELTDALIKVIDKMNDELSIPHSMKEYGIEEADFKANLTFVAHNAVLDACTGSNPREIDDATMEKLFECTYYGTKVNL; this is encoded by the coding sequence ATGGCGCGTTTTACTTTGCCAAGAGACTTATATCATGGAAAGGGAGCACTCGAAGCTCTTAAAGATTTAAAAGGTAAGAAAGCATTTGTAGTAGTTGGTGGCGGATCAATGAAAAGATTCGGTTTTCTTGAACAAGTTGAAAGCTATTTAAAAGAAGCGGGAATGGAAGTAGAATTATTTGAAGGCGTAGAGCCAGACCCATCAGTAGAAACAGTAATGAAGGGTGCAGAAAAAATGAGAAATTTTCAGCCTGATTGGATAGTTGCAATTGGTGGAGGATCACCAATAGATGCAGCAAAGGCTATGTGGATATTCTATGAATATCCAGAATTTACGTTTGAACAAGCAGTTATTCCATTTGGATTACCAGAACTTAGGCAAAAGGCTAAATTCGTAGCTATTCCATCAACTAGTGGTACGGCTACAGAAGTTACAGCTTTTTCTGTAATAACAGATTATAAAGCAAAAATTAAATATCCTTTAGCTGACTTTAACATAACTCCAGATATAGCTATATTGGATCCAATGTTAGCTCAAACTATGCCAGCTCAATTAGTAGCTCATACTGGAATGGATGCATTAACTCATGCTATAGAAGCATACACTGCATCATTTAGATCAAACTTTTCAGATCCATTAGCTATTAAAGCAATAGAAATGGTTAAAGAACATTTACTTAAATCATTTGAAGGAAATGAAGAAGCTAGAGACTTAATGCATGAAGCTCAATGTTTAGCAGGAATGGCATTCTCAAATGCATTACTTGGAATAGTTCACTCAATGGCTCATAAAGTAGGTGCTGTATTCCACATACCTCATGGATGTGCTAATGCAATCTTCTTACCATACGTAATTCAATATAATAGAACAAAGTGTGAAGATAGATATGCTGATATTGCAAGAGCATTAAAATTAGAGGGAAGCACAGATGCAGAATTAACTGATGCATTAATTAAAGTAATTGATAAAATGAATGATGAATTAAGTATTCCTCATTCAATGAAGGAATATGGAATTGAAGAAGCTGATTTCAAAGCTAACCTTACATTTGTTGCTCATAATGCAGTGTTAGATGCATGTACAGGCTCAAACCCTAGAGAAATAGATGATGCAACAATGGAAAAATTATTTGAATGTACATACTATGGAACTAAGGTTAATTTATAG